A single genomic interval of Bradyrhizobium japonicum USDA 6 harbors:
- a CDS encoding DUF5695 domain-containing protein — MLLGSSFLGSAFFGGVTLPTPNRPQRKVAMVLKAVDSPFVVGCTQDGITSLRYRNDAYDTDYVLPGAVLGTAHARVRRAGSEWHTLRTGVDATKPMHSAALELAARDAGVLLTTRLAVDEAGLTWEIMLRNDGMASVEVGDLYFPMPMNTEFPAGQPASVAVLKHSFVSGHGSHIFWIRGNSTGPFLMLLPEADTSLEYWDVHKDSAEASGTWCAYILGGAAAGEAVAAGTRWRQPTHSLSLSPAEQRRYRLRFQWVANYEAARRAIADAGLVDVEVMPGMTVPNDLHVDIALASSIPVERIEAEFTGDTVVQRLPDRAGRRLWRVRFSRLGENRLTLHQPGARQTFLEFSATEPVETMMKKRATFIVKRQHRDPSKWYDGLFGEWNMETQVLLGPDNYDRIKGWRIYEVTCDDPGLSKPAYLATKNAEHPDVAEVAALDRYIDTFVWGGLQRTTQEAYAYGLYGIPDWKQNRESSDPGPKGRLHIWRPYDYPHIFAMYLAMHRIARDHPAIPTRQSARDYLVRAYGTALAMFTVPMRVVMWSAYRTGFYNECVIPELVSALTTAGLTREAATLEAHWARKVRAFVDPKADLFKSEYPFDSTAFESTQALARSALDDPVAMGVSKAAARAFSERQIAANLFCRGWLEPAYYYLGSDYRHTAGDAYTLTYMAQMGGWALLDHALNDADDPHPLLRLGYASQLSAWALLNSGPASAGHGYWYPGEENDGAAGGGFEPAPSGTTWLGQPHHRGTWYYSCEIDLGFCGAVRAAATIVADDPIFGQVCHGGIMETFAHTLRIWPRDGVRRRLNVRLQSLRLDLVLLDARFRADRPIILNLGAGWISLTPEPFAPSGSGVSFELRYDDGRKRKEVIDITDSQLVVRLPAARLPRVQVR, encoded by the coding sequence ATGCTGTTGGGCAGTAGCTTCTTGGGTAGCGCGTTTTTCGGGGGCGTTACGCTGCCTACACCCAATCGGCCGCAGCGCAAGGTTGCCATGGTGTTGAAGGCGGTCGACTCTCCCTTCGTCGTTGGGTGCACACAAGACGGCATTACCTCCTTGCGTTATCGTAACGATGCGTATGACACGGATTATGTTCTGCCTGGAGCCGTGCTGGGGACGGCTCACGCTAGAGTTCGGCGTGCCGGATCCGAGTGGCATACGCTTCGAACCGGCGTTGATGCAACGAAGCCGATGCATAGCGCGGCCCTTGAACTAGCAGCCCGCGATGCCGGCGTCCTTCTCACGACCCGCCTCGCAGTCGACGAGGCTGGATTGACGTGGGAGATCATGCTGCGGAACGACGGCATGGCGAGCGTGGAGGTTGGCGACCTCTATTTTCCCATGCCGATGAACACCGAATTTCCGGCAGGGCAACCGGCATCGGTGGCTGTTTTGAAGCACAGCTTCGTCTCGGGGCATGGATCGCACATCTTCTGGATTCGCGGCAACAGCACCGGCCCCTTCCTCATGCTCTTACCGGAAGCGGACACGTCACTGGAATATTGGGATGTCCACAAGGATTCGGCCGAAGCCAGTGGGACGTGGTGCGCCTACATCTTGGGCGGAGCGGCCGCCGGCGAGGCAGTGGCGGCGGGGACTCGCTGGCGACAGCCGACGCATTCCCTGTCCCTGTCGCCGGCCGAGCAACGGCGTTACCGTCTCCGCTTCCAATGGGTTGCCAATTACGAGGCGGCGCGCAGGGCTATCGCGGACGCCGGTCTGGTGGACGTGGAAGTGATGCCGGGCATGACGGTTCCCAATGACCTGCATGTCGACATCGCGCTCGCGTCCTCCATTCCGGTGGAGCGAATCGAAGCGGAATTTACCGGCGACACGGTGGTGCAACGGTTGCCGGATCGGGCTGGCAGGCGCCTGTGGCGGGTTCGCTTTTCGCGATTGGGCGAGAACCGGCTGACCCTGCACCAGCCGGGTGCGCGCCAGACATTTCTTGAATTCTCCGCTACCGAGCCCGTCGAGACGATGATGAAGAAGCGCGCAACCTTCATCGTGAAGCGGCAGCATCGTGACCCGTCCAAATGGTACGACGGTTTGTTTGGCGAGTGGAATATGGAGACGCAGGTCCTGCTTGGCCCGGACAATTACGACCGGATCAAGGGTTGGCGCATCTACGAGGTGACGTGTGATGATCCCGGGCTGAGCAAGCCCGCTTACCTCGCGACCAAGAATGCCGAGCATCCTGATGTGGCGGAAGTGGCGGCGCTGGATCGGTATATAGACACGTTCGTCTGGGGCGGGCTGCAACGTACCACACAGGAGGCATACGCCTACGGCCTCTACGGCATACCCGATTGGAAGCAGAACAGGGAAAGCAGCGATCCCGGCCCGAAGGGTCGCCTGCATATCTGGCGGCCTTATGACTATCCGCACATCTTCGCGATGTATTTGGCCATGCACCGCATCGCGCGTGACCATCCCGCGATACCCACCCGCCAGAGCGCACGAGATTATTTGGTACGCGCCTACGGTACGGCGCTGGCCATGTTCACGGTGCCGATGCGCGTGGTGATGTGGTCTGCCTACCGCACCGGCTTCTACAACGAATGTGTGATCCCCGAACTGGTTTCGGCGCTCACGACGGCGGGCTTGACGCGCGAGGCGGCGACGTTGGAGGCGCACTGGGCGCGTAAGGTGCGCGCCTTCGTCGATCCGAAGGCGGACCTGTTCAAGTCTGAATATCCGTTCGATTCCACAGCCTTCGAATCAACGCAGGCACTGGCGCGCTCGGCCCTTGACGACCCTGTCGCCATGGGGGTTTCGAAGGCGGCGGCGCGTGCCTTCTCGGAGCGTCAGATCGCTGCAAATCTGTTCTGCCGTGGCTGGCTGGAACCTGCTTATTACTATCTGGGCAGCGATTATCGCCACACTGCGGGCGACGCCTATACGCTGACTTACATGGCGCAGATGGGTGGCTGGGCGCTGCTTGATCATGCGCTGAACGATGCAGACGACCCGCATCCGCTCCTTCGTCTCGGCTATGCCTCACAACTCAGCGCGTGGGCTTTGCTGAACAGCGGCCCTGCGTCGGCGGGTCATGGCTATTGGTATCCGGGCGAGGAGAATGACGGCGCGGCCGGTGGCGGCTTCGAGCCGGCGCCGAGCGGCACCACATGGCTCGGTCAGCCGCATCACCGTGGAACGTGGTATTACTCGTGCGAGATCGACCTGGGATTTTGTGGGGCGGTCCGCGCTGCTGCGACGATCGTTGCCGACGATCCCATCTTTGGGCAGGTTTGTCACGGTGGCATCATGGAGACGTTCGCTCACACCCTGCGTATCTGGCCACGTGATGGCGTGCGGCGACGGCTCAACGTGCGGCTCCAGTCTCTTCGATTGGACTTGGTGCTGCTCGACGCGCGATTCCGGGCGGATCGACCGATCATTCTGAATTTGGGGGCGGGGTGGATCAGCCTTACGCCTGAGCCCTTTGCCCCATCTGGATCGGGAGTGTCGTTCGAATTGCGGTACGATGACGGGAGAAAGCGCAAGGAAGTCATCGACATCACGGACAGCCAGCTCGTCGTCCGCTTGCCTGCGGCGCGCTTACCGCGGGTTCAGGTTCGCTAG
- a CDS encoding outer membrane protein, whose product MRPGVLLLGATTIALVANGAANAADLEPEVKLPAAVWNWSGGYIGGHVGGGYGRTSFSNPYGPSIYGGIVDTPTFLAGGQIGYNWQKNGWVFGVELDVSGAVSDGTNTCLASSGFVVSANCKAGPNIFATATGRVGYTFGASGGTLAYLKGGAAWQNNQGDVINNHEGGLVPQEKTHFDYGRIGGIIGLGVEQALTPAWSVAAEYDYLNFGGPSVATPPTVQGPPFAIVPANTTSPSSNYHIGKIGLNYHFGADPWTAQWSYVPQYAKAPVGAPPIAYSDGWSFEGGSRLWLSRGRFQWDHSVAPYLPLDPSVLVSRLTYHGLDGLSGELFGRVDSPSGVFLKGNIGLGRFDKGNINNEDWLADRELSYINNASRQRNGRFTYFTADLGYDFLRGANYKVGGFIGWTYYEQSSDSIG is encoded by the coding sequence ATGCGACCTGGAGTTCTTCTTTTGGGAGCCACGACAATTGCGCTCGTCGCAAATGGTGCGGCGAATGCGGCAGACCTTGAGCCGGAAGTGAAACTGCCCGCGGCGGTGTGGAACTGGTCCGGAGGCTATATTGGTGGACACGTCGGCGGCGGGTACGGCCGAACCTCCTTCAGCAATCCCTACGGTCCGTCAATCTATGGCGGCATAGTCGATACGCCGACGTTCCTCGCAGGTGGCCAGATCGGCTACAATTGGCAGAAGAACGGCTGGGTGTTTGGCGTCGAACTCGATGTCAGCGGTGCTGTCTCAGACGGCACAAATACCTGCCTCGCGTCGTCCGGCTTTGTCGTGAGTGCAAACTGCAAGGCAGGTCCGAACATCTTTGCCACAGCGACCGGTCGTGTCGGTTACACGTTTGGCGCGTCGGGTGGCACGCTGGCCTATCTCAAGGGAGGTGCAGCTTGGCAAAACAATCAGGGCGACGTCATCAATAACCATGAAGGCGGACTCGTGCCACAGGAGAAAACCCATTTCGACTACGGTCGCATCGGTGGCATCATCGGGCTGGGCGTCGAGCAGGCGCTTACGCCCGCATGGTCGGTCGCAGCTGAGTATGACTATCTGAATTTCGGTGGCCCGAGTGTCGCGACACCTCCGACGGTGCAGGGTCCGCCGTTCGCAATTGTTCCGGCGAACACAACGAGCCCGTCCAGCAACTATCACATCGGAAAGATTGGATTGAATTACCATTTTGGCGCCGACCCGTGGACGGCGCAATGGTCCTATGTGCCGCAGTACGCGAAGGCTCCAGTCGGCGCGCCGCCGATTGCTTATTCAGATGGTTGGTCGTTCGAAGGCGGATCGCGGCTCTGGCTCAGCCGCGGACGATTCCAATGGGACCACAGTGTAGCGCCCTACTTGCCTCTAGACCCCAGCGTCCTTGTATCGAGGCTCACCTATCATGGCCTTGACGGACTTTCGGGAGAGCTATTTGGCCGTGTCGACAGCCCATCGGGAGTGTTCCTGAAGGGCAACATTGGCCTCGGGCGCTTCGATAAAGGAAACATAAACAATGAAGATTGGCTCGCCGATCGGGAACTCTCCTATATCAACAACGCATCACGGCAACGAAACGGACGGTTCACCTATTTTACCGCAGACTTAGGTTACGATTTCCTGCGCGGCGCCAACTACAAGGTCGGCGGATTTATCGGCTGGACCTACTACGAACAGAGTTCCGACTCCATCGGTTGA
- a CDS encoding glutamine synthetase has product MPTDPRFTGANPARAAMVGVSDFDGVLRGKHVLGEDLSDGDKVIKFSEAVLAWDCTDRVIPASFTQKPLSAFGDADLRILSGTGRSVSHLGSQYLYLAEFTGAHENICPRGVLRKVLRRAADHGYDCTAGFEFEFILFKENADTIEEKPFGEWAPLTRGPFGYSIARSIAQHELFGEILALCEKARIPLSGLHFETGPGVVEASLRHCDALEAADRATIFKSMIKAWAQTRGMMATFMAKVSEKWPGQSGHIHISMSSDSQNAFYDGDAFGNVSDLMRQFIAGQLEYMNEFCVLAAPNFNSYKRLVPGSWAPICPSWGVDNRSCAVRAIPGEPSAHRLEYRLPGADANPYLALACAIGSGILGVETGPALPASIVGDASVEMCRPSARLPQSLSEATSRFAESAAASDVFGERFVGAFSCSRHWEWQAVQHRVTDFERRRYFEII; this is encoded by the coding sequence ATGCCAACTGATCCCAGGTTCACCGGAGCGAATCCAGCCCGCGCGGCGATGGTCGGCGTCAGCGACTTCGATGGCGTTCTGCGAGGCAAACACGTCTTAGGTGAAGATCTCTCGGATGGAGATAAAGTTATCAAGTTCTCTGAAGCGGTGCTGGCGTGGGATTGTACGGACCGGGTCATTCCGGCGAGTTTCACGCAAAAGCCGCTATCAGCGTTCGGAGATGCTGACCTGCGTATTCTATCAGGCACCGGCCGTTCGGTGTCTCATCTCGGCTCTCAATATCTCTACCTCGCGGAGTTCACGGGCGCGCATGAGAACATCTGCCCGCGCGGCGTTCTGCGTAAGGTCCTACGAAGGGCTGCTGACCACGGATACGACTGCACTGCCGGGTTTGAGTTTGAGTTTATACTATTTAAGGAGAACGCAGACACGATTGAAGAAAAGCCGTTCGGTGAATGGGCTCCTTTAACTCGCGGCCCGTTCGGCTACTCGATTGCGCGCTCTATCGCGCAACATGAGCTGTTCGGTGAGATCTTGGCGCTTTGTGAGAAGGCTAGAATACCTCTCAGCGGACTACACTTTGAAACGGGACCTGGCGTGGTCGAAGCGTCACTTCGTCATTGTGATGCGCTGGAAGCCGCCGATCGAGCAACCATATTCAAGTCGATGATAAAAGCCTGGGCGCAAACGCGAGGCATGATGGCTACATTCATGGCCAAGGTTTCCGAGAAATGGCCTGGCCAGTCCGGCCATATTCACATCTCCATGTCCTCGGATAGTCAAAATGCGTTTTACGACGGTGATGCGTTCGGCAACGTCTCCGATCTTATGAGGCAATTTATCGCCGGACAACTAGAATACATGAATGAGTTCTGTGTGCTCGCTGCGCCAAACTTCAACAGCTACAAGAGATTGGTACCTGGCTCCTGGGCACCAATCTGTCCAAGCTGGGGAGTCGACAACCGCTCCTGCGCGGTTCGCGCCATTCCGGGAGAGCCATCTGCCCATCGCCTGGAGTATAGGCTGCCTGGCGCAGACGCGAACCCATATCTCGCGCTAGCATGTGCGATTGGTTCGGGAATATTGGGCGTCGAGACAGGTCCGGCACTACCGGCTTCGATCGTCGGTGATGCAAGCGTGGAAATGTGTCGTCCGTCCGCGAGACTGCCTCAAAGCCTATCAGAGGCAACATCTCGGTTTGCAGAGTCTGCAGCGGCCAGTGATGTCTTTGGAGAAAGGTTTGTTGGAGCGTTTTCTTGCTCGCGCCATTGGGAGTGGCAAGCCGTTCAACATCGGGTCACCGACTTTGAACGTCGGAGATACTTTGAGATCATTTAG
- a CDS encoding ATP-grasp domain-containing protein, with protein sequence MKERNCVIVDAYSTGRYLPEQFKRYGIGTVHVMSAAQIPPIFQAHFDANLYDEVIRPSERMGYDDIVEYHLQALHGREFEFVIAGCESGVELADSLSERLGLPSNGTALSAARRDKARLSCALTYAGVRSIRQVVSDNAVEIASWKREANFDEIVIKPLNSTGTEDVFFCTTDADIQRALSAIVGKTNRVGALNRFALGQEKINGQQYTVNAISIHGNAFVTEAWTYDTVPIERASSVCSLERLLDGSEPIVQELSDYLERALQALQIAEGPAHAEIIVDHRGPVLVDFGARLQGTMSAKARTMALGHNHMTLTAWCYADPKGFGEYMRLRGPYKRQAHALCVSLISDMGGVVAGYPGLEAIRKLPSFADAIAFVPIGQELVPTIDLASTPGIVYLVNSDLTTLENDYRKLRAMRMDQVFDLVMQDRD encoded by the coding sequence ATGAAAGAACGGAATTGTGTAATCGTAGACGCATACTCTACCGGCCGATATCTACCGGAACAGTTCAAGCGCTATGGCATTGGAACCGTGCATGTGATGTCGGCCGCACAGATTCCACCCATATTCCAAGCGCACTTTGATGCTAACCTGTATGATGAAGTCATTCGCCCCAGCGAGCGCATGGGGTATGACGACATCGTTGAATATCATCTTCAGGCCCTCCATGGCAGAGAATTTGAGTTCGTTATCGCCGGCTGCGAGTCTGGAGTCGAACTCGCCGATTCGTTGTCGGAGCGGCTGGGCTTACCTTCAAACGGCACCGCTCTATCGGCTGCTCGGCGTGACAAAGCGCGATTGTCTTGCGCGCTGACCTATGCCGGTGTGCGATCGATCAGACAAGTCGTGTCTGACAATGCTGTAGAAATCGCAAGCTGGAAGCGCGAAGCGAACTTCGACGAGATCGTGATCAAACCTCTGAACAGTACGGGAACCGAGGATGTATTCTTTTGCACGACAGATGCTGACATTCAGCGGGCACTAAGCGCGATTGTCGGGAAGACCAACCGTGTCGGAGCGTTGAATCGTTTTGCCCTCGGGCAGGAAAAAATAAACGGTCAACAATACACCGTAAACGCCATCTCGATCCACGGGAATGCCTTCGTTACGGAGGCCTGGACGTATGACACCGTTCCTATCGAGCGAGCATCATCGGTCTGTTCACTCGAGAGATTGTTGGACGGCAGCGAACCAATCGTTCAGGAGCTGTCCGACTACCTGGAACGAGCGTTGCAGGCGCTTCAGATCGCCGAGGGACCGGCTCATGCTGAGATCATCGTCGATCATCGGGGACCAGTTCTGGTTGACTTCGGAGCGAGGCTTCAAGGGACCATGTCGGCAAAAGCACGAACGATGGCGTTGGGGCACAACCATATGACCCTGACGGCCTGGTGCTACGCAGATCCCAAGGGCTTTGGTGAATATATGAGGCTGCGCGGGCCCTACAAGCGGCAGGCTCACGCACTTTGCGTCTCGTTGATCTCAGATATGGGCGGTGTCGTCGCCGGTTACCCGGGACTCGAAGCAATCCGCAAGCTGCCGAGCTTCGCAGACGCCATTGCATTCGTTCCGATTGGTCAAGAGCTTGTTCCCACGATCGACTTGGCGTCGACACCGGGCATCGTTTATCTCGTGAATAGCGACTTGACTACGCTTGAGAATGACTATCGCAAGTTGCGAGCAATGCGGATGGACCAGGTGTTCGATTTAGTGATGCAGGATCGCGACTAA
- a CDS encoding EamA family transporter, whose product MALYVLVSAAGEVYAAAYFQRADAFVALLLSFTVVCLTFNLLARHDTSKAGVGNRSLLVFAVLNVVTAISWIGLFIGLKYVEPAIVVAFMVALGPTATVWLNAVIRRQGVPPASDIVVSASIAMIASYMIWISASGNAGVEWGARSSFGIVLAIVAGLSLALTNVLVKLLFDRGFSGRQVLAHRFYGTIILLLGLVDYSSIVPEISQHWFAIAAVGVSTMIVPLLLIQQGIRYVEPFTVNMVLSTAPIITFLFQYFDSRIVPSSHTFLGNILITAVAVSNIYLQYRRSA is encoded by the coding sequence GTGGCCCTCTATGTCCTCGTGAGTGCGGCAGGCGAGGTTTATGCCGCAGCGTATTTTCAGCGAGCAGATGCGTTCGTCGCGCTCCTGCTGTCATTTACCGTGGTTTGTCTGACGTTCAATCTCTTGGCGCGCCACGACACAAGCAAGGCAGGAGTGGGGAATCGGTCCCTTTTGGTCTTCGCCGTACTCAACGTCGTGACAGCAATCAGCTGGATCGGCCTATTTATCGGCTTGAAATACGTTGAACCTGCGATCGTCGTCGCGTTCATGGTGGCGTTGGGGCCCACCGCAACTGTGTGGCTAAACGCCGTGATCAGGCGCCAGGGAGTTCCGCCAGCATCCGACATCGTCGTCAGCGCTTCGATCGCGATGATCGCGAGTTACATGATTTGGATCTCGGCCAGCGGCAACGCAGGCGTGGAGTGGGGGGCTCGATCGTCCTTTGGAATAGTCTTGGCCATCGTGGCCGGCCTATCGCTCGCCCTCACAAATGTACTTGTCAAACTGCTTTTCGACCGTGGGTTTTCCGGCCGGCAAGTGCTGGCGCATCGGTTCTATGGAACGATTATCTTGCTGCTGGGACTGGTGGACTATTCATCCATCGTGCCTGAGATCTCGCAGCATTGGTTTGCGATCGCAGCAGTTGGCGTTTCGACGATGATCGTTCCTTTGCTCTTGATCCAGCAGGGCATTCGTTACGTCGAGCCCTTCACCGTCAACATGGTCCTGTCCACCGCCCCTATCATCACCTTCCTGTTCCAGTACTTCGATTCTCGCATCGTGCCTTCGTCACATACGTTCCTTGGAAACATTCTCATTACGGCTGTCGCCGTCAGCAACATCTACTTGCAGTATCGGAGATCCGCATGA
- a CDS encoding gamma-glutamyl-gamma-aminobutyrate hydrolase family protein — MSLQQPERARAVVGVTSNRLLVDGVHRDWLRRKYVQALHRHGGVACVVLPTVDAEDAGEAFATAIMRRLDGVVLTGDESNVDPAVLSAPASLVDPDRDVEAGILDRPRDRLSAVAIQSAIALGMPILGICRGLQELNVYFGGTLRPSLAEWSLESGAMHAEKPDRPRDRQYDAAHSVRISSDGALFPIARTIEAQVNSLHNQGIEALAPALRREAWAPDGLVEAASVIGAPTLQIGVQWHPEWHVSTDLLGKQLFKAFGEACVVYRGTKNH, encoded by the coding sequence GTGAGTCTGCAACAGCCCGAGCGCGCGCGAGCCGTTGTCGGCGTCACTTCGAACCGTCTTCTGGTCGACGGTGTGCATCGCGACTGGTTACGCCGTAAGTACGTGCAGGCACTCCATCGTCATGGGGGAGTTGCTTGCGTCGTATTGCCGACCGTCGACGCGGAAGATGCTGGGGAGGCGTTCGCCACGGCCATCATGCGCCGGCTGGACGGTGTGGTCTTGACAGGTGATGAATCGAACGTCGACCCCGCCGTCCTGTCAGCGCCTGCATCCTTAGTTGATCCTGATCGGGACGTTGAGGCTGGGATCCTTGACCGTCCTAGGGACCGGCTTTCTGCCGTAGCCATACAGAGCGCCATCGCGCTCGGAATGCCTATTTTGGGCATCTGCCGTGGGCTTCAGGAGCTCAACGTCTATTTCGGCGGCACACTCCGCCCATCGCTTGCGGAGTGGAGCCTCGAAAGCGGTGCTATGCATGCCGAGAAGCCAGACCGTCCCAGGGACCGTCAGTACGATGCCGCGCACAGCGTCAGGATATCTTCCGACGGCGCGCTCTTCCCAATCGCCCGGACGATCGAAGCCCAAGTCAACTCGCTGCACAATCAAGGCATCGAGGCGCTTGCCCCGGCGCTGAGGCGGGAGGCGTGGGCGCCTGACGGTCTTGTTGAGGCGGCTTCGGTGATTGGCGCGCCGACGCTGCAAATCGGGGTGCAATGGCACCCCGAATGGCACGTCTCAACCGATCTCCTCGGCAAGCAACTCTTCAAAGCATTCGGAGAGGCCTGTGTTGTGTACCGCGGAACGAAGAATCACTAG
- the rtxC gene encoding dhydrorhizobitoxine desaturase, with amino-acid sequence MNQADAWKLRSSRYEAVQFSREINKQLSELRPDNITGAAYIAKDYAVIAACTLATVSVSWWLYPLAVLLIGAYQRGLTTIAHDAAHRTLAKNTTWNYVLGILFASYPLFQRHWAYRISHVYLHHPYLGDPDKDPDLKFFLASGVYDVQRPERYAFNIIWKPIFGGATVAYLKYLWTNRFSVEDTEDQSRSGILIDRYGFYLFWISILAGSYVLGLLHIVVLFWIVPYLTTFQVLGWFIELAEHSPMCENETQNVYLTRNRKGSFLERAILGQNLDEYHLEHHLSPGIPFWLLRKAQKIRMQDPNYAKVAATWGGLFVKGPQGQPSVITQLKERNRRLYEQSVAAVRTRGQVA; translated from the coding sequence ATGAATCAGGCAGACGCTTGGAAACTGAGGTCATCACGCTATGAGGCCGTTCAATTCAGCCGGGAGATCAATAAGCAACTTTCGGAGCTAAGGCCCGACAACATCACAGGGGCCGCCTACATTGCGAAAGATTACGCTGTTATCGCAGCGTGCACGCTTGCGACCGTGTCTGTTTCGTGGTGGCTCTACCCGCTGGCCGTTCTCCTGATTGGTGCCTATCAGCGCGGATTGACAACCATCGCTCACGATGCAGCTCACCGCACGCTCGCGAAGAACACCACCTGGAATTATGTTCTTGGCATTCTGTTCGCCTCCTATCCCTTGTTCCAGCGACACTGGGCCTATCGGATCTCACATGTCTACTTGCATCATCCCTATCTCGGCGACCCCGACAAGGATCCCGACCTGAAGTTTTTCCTGGCCAGCGGCGTTTATGACGTGCAGCGTCCAGAGAGATACGCTTTCAACATCATCTGGAAGCCGATCTTCGGCGGCGCGACAGTGGCCTATCTGAAGTATCTCTGGACCAACCGGTTTTCGGTCGAAGATACCGAGGATCAGAGCCGCTCAGGCATACTGATTGACAGGTATGGCTTCTATCTCTTCTGGATCAGCATCTTGGCCGGGTCATATGTTCTTGGGCTGCTCCATATTGTCGTCCTGTTCTGGATCGTGCCCTATCTCACCACATTTCAGGTCCTCGGCTGGTTCATCGAACTCGCCGAGCACTCGCCAATGTGCGAAAACGAGACGCAGAACGTCTATCTCACCAGAAATCGGAAGGGAAGCTTCCTCGAGCGAGCCATTCTTGGGCAGAATCTAGATGAGTACCACCTTGAGCACCACCTTTCGCCCGGTATCCCGTTTTGGCTGTTGCGCAAGGCTCAGAAAATCCGAATGCAGGATCCGAACTACGCGAAGGTCGCCGCGACTTGGGGCGGGCTCTTTGTCAAGGGGCCTCAAGGTCAGCCTAGCGTCATAACTCAGCTGAAAGAGCGAAATCGACGGCTGTATGAGCAGTCCGTTGCCGCCGTCCGGACGCGGGGCCAGGTGGCGTGA